In Hemicordylus capensis ecotype Gifberg chromosome 13, rHemCap1.1.pri, whole genome shotgun sequence, a single window of DNA contains:
- the ARPC1B gene encoding actin-related protein 2/3 complex subunit 1B, with protein sequence MAYHSFLLEPIGCHAWNKDRTQLAICPNNHEVHIYKKDGSKWNKAHELKEHNGQVTGIDWAPDSNRIVTCGTDRNAYVWTLKGNVWKPTLVILRINRAARCVKWSPKENKFAVGSGSRLISICYFEQENDWWVCKHIKKPIRSTILSLDWHPNNVLLAAGSCDFKCRIFSAYIKEVEERPSPTPWGSKMPFGELMFESSHSCGWVHSICFSESGNRVAWVGHDSTICLADANKKPAAASLSTETLPLLAVTFITENSLVAAGHDCYPMLFTYDEQEGTLSFGAKLDIPKQSSQRGLSARERFQNLDKKASSDTNSSTLDTLHKNSISQISVIAGGKGNCSKFCTTGMDGGMSVWDIKSLEGAMKGLRIK encoded by the exons ATGGCTTATCACAGCTTCCTGCTCGAGCCGATCGGCTGCCACGCCTGGAATAAAGACCGAACCC AACTTGCCATCTGTCCCAACAACCATGAAGTTCACATCTACAAGAAGGACGGGAGCAAGTGGAACAAAGCCCATGAGCTGAAGGAGCACAACGGGCAGGTGACAG GCATCGACTGGGCCCCTGACAGCAACCGCATCGTGACTTGTGGGACGGACCGCAATGCTTACGTGTGGACCCTGAAGGGCAACGTCTGGAAGCCGACGCTGGTCATCCTGCGGATCAACCGTGCTGCCCGCTGTGTGAAGTGGTCCCCGAAAGAGAACAAGTTTGCTGTCGGCAGCGGCTCCAGACTCATCTCTATCTGCTACTTTGAGCAAGAGAATGActg GTGGGTTTGCAAACACATCAAGAAGCCCATTCGGTCGACCATCCTGAGCCTGGACTGGCATCCCAACAATGTCCTCCTGGCAGCCGGATCCTGCGATTTCAAATGCAG GATTTTCTCTGCCTACATCAAAGAGGTGGAGGAGCGGCCCTCGCCCACCCCCTGGGGCTCCAAGATGCCGTTTGGGGAGCTCATGTTCGAGTCGAGCCACAGCTGTGGCTGGGTGCACAGCATCTGCTTCTCCGAGAGTGGCAACCGCGTGGCCTGGGTGGGACACGACAGCACCATCTGCCTCGCTGACGCCAACAAGAAGCCCGC TGCGGCTTCCCTGTCCACGGAGACATTGCCCCTCCTGGCCGTGACCTTCATCACAGAGAACAGCCTGGTGGCCGCA GGCCACGACTGCTACCCGATGCTGTTCACCTACGACGAGCAGGAGGGCACGCTGAGCTTTGGAGCCAAACTGGACATCCCGAAGCAGAGCTCCCAGCGTGGCCTCTCTGCCCGCGAGCGCTTCCAGAACCTGGACAAGAAGGCCAGCTCGGACACCAACAGCTCCACCCTGGACACGCTTCACAAGAACAGTATCAG CCAAATATCTGTGATTGCCGGTGGGAAAGGCAACTGTTCCAAGTTCTGCACCACAGGCATGGACGGAGGGATGAGTGTCTGGGACATCAAG AGCTTGGAGGGGGCGATGAAGGGCCTCCGCATAAAGTGA
- the PDAP1 gene encoding 28 kDa heat- and acid-stable phosphoprotein, whose protein sequence is MPKGGRKGGHKGRARQYTSPEEIDAQLQAEKQKAKEEEEEQEEGGDGATGEPKKEKKSLDSDESEEEEDEDYQPKHKGVEGMIDIENPNRAAQTAKKVTQIDMESPRELSRREREEIEKQKAKERYMKMHLAGKTEQAKADLARLAIIRKQREEAAKKKEEERKAKDEASVTGKRLQSLSLNK, encoded by the exons GTAGAAAAGGAGGCCACAAGGGCCGGGCCCGGCAGTACACAAGCCCCGAGGAGATAGACGCTCAGCTCCAAGCAGAGAAGCAGAAGGCCAAG gaggaggaggaagagcaagaggaAGGCGGCGATGGGGCCACGGGAGAGCCCAAGAAGGAGAAGAAATCGCTAGATTCAGATGAgagtgaagaagaggaagacgaAGACTACCAG CCAAAGCACAAAGGAGTGGAAGGCATGATAGATATAGAAAACCCCAACCGTGCCGCACAGACTGCCAAAAAAGTCACCCAGATAGATATGGAGAGCCCTCGGGAATTGTCGCGGCGAGAACG GGAAGAAATCgagaaacagaaagcaaaagaaaggTACATGAAGATGCACCTCGCCGGTAAAACGGAACAGGCCAAGGCGGATCTTGCCCGACTAGCCATCATCCGGAAACAGAGGGAAGAGGCGGCCAaaaagaaggaggaagaaagaaaag CAAAAGACGAAGCATCTGTCACAGGCAAAAGGCTGCAGTCGCTGTCCCTAAACAAGTAA